In Oceanibaculum nanhaiense, the following proteins share a genomic window:
- a CDS encoding phage tail terminator-like protein encodes MSLEAIRSSIEAHAAASWSETPLAWDNLTYDAAARGPWLRISVSGSTGRQVTLGAPEGRIFRRRGQVRLQLFVPANSGPSEAAGLADRAAALFEGRSLESTIGPVSFAAADITETGADGHGWRLTLITVPFQADESV; translated from the coding sequence ATGAGCCTGGAAGCGATCCGAAGCAGCATCGAGGCGCATGCCGCCGCGAGCTGGAGCGAGACTCCGCTGGCCTGGGACAATCTGACCTACGATGCCGCCGCGCGCGGCCCCTGGCTGCGAATCTCGGTCAGCGGCTCGACCGGCCGGCAGGTAACGCTGGGCGCGCCGGAGGGACGGATTTTCCGGCGGCGCGGGCAGGTGCGGCTGCAACTCTTCGTGCCGGCGAATAGCGGCCCCTCCGAGGCCGCCGGCCTCGCCGACCGCGCGGCGGCGCTTTTCGAGGGACGCAGTTTGGAGAGCACTATCGGCCCCGTGAGTTTCGCCGCCGCCGACATCACCGAGACCGGCGCCGACGGCCATGGCTGGCGGCTTACCCTCATCACCGTGCCGTTCCAGGCGGATGAGAGCGTGTGA
- a CDS encoding DUF6362 family protein: MTAPLYTPDLWTPELVKARLAEAADTLRRLPSARIRARLTAWPDVVQSAATAYGYEAARTRPAAPSPEAISRMDETLGWLFWVENDGRRLLWARAMGVPWRRLEDLDGRSHVTLKRAHDRLLDEIARRLNGK, from the coding sequence ATGACCGCCCCCCTCTACACGCCCGACCTGTGGACGCCCGAGCTGGTGAAGGCCCGTCTCGCGGAGGCCGCCGACACGCTGCGCCGTCTGCCCTCGGCACGGATCCGGGCGCGCCTTACCGCCTGGCCGGATGTTGTGCAGTCGGCGGCGACAGCCTATGGCTACGAGGCGGCGCGCACCCGCCCCGCCGCGCCATCGCCCGAGGCGATCAGCCGGATGGACGAGACGCTGGGCTGGTTGTTCTGGGTCGAAAATGACGGACGCCGGCTGCTCTGGGCACGGGCGATGGGCGTGCCCTGGCGGCGGCTGGAGGATCTGGACGGACGCAGCCATGTGACGCTGAAACGGGCCCATGACCGGCTGCTGGACGAGATCGCCCGGCGGCTGAACGGCAAATGA
- a CDS encoding GNAT family N-acetyltransferase, which translates to MVIEIDTYAASEKTDASASMAAAIDGFLAKHADSSMFLRSNLARSGLVNGDQPFQGAYAVARNDNGEIRGVAAQYWNGLVVLQVPSHDPELDSAKLARAAVEAGGRPVRGFAGPRAQVVSARTALGMDGRQTRLDSDERMYAVDLAKLQVPDPLKRGVVTCRQPLESELNLLIEWRVAYAIDQLGAEDTPALRRQAKEEILRFTSDNHNWVLLCEDKPVAYAAFNAVTADMVQIGGVWTPPLLRSNGFARYCVAGALQAAHENGKRRAVLFTGRSNWPALRAYVSLGFREVGDYSLVLFAD; encoded by the coding sequence ATGGTCATAGAGATCGACACCTACGCAGCTTCGGAAAAGACGGATGCTTCGGCCAGCATGGCGGCGGCCATCGATGGCTTCCTCGCGAAGCATGCCGACAGCTCCATGTTCCTGCGTTCCAATCTGGCGCGCTCCGGCCTGGTGAATGGCGACCAGCCCTTCCAGGGCGCCTATGCCGTGGCCCGCAACGACAATGGCGAGATCCGCGGCGTGGCGGCGCAGTACTGGAACGGGCTGGTGGTGCTGCAGGTGCCCTCGCACGATCCCGAGCTGGATTCCGCGAAGCTGGCCCGGGCAGCAGTGGAGGCCGGCGGCAGGCCGGTACGCGGCTTCGCCGGGCCGCGCGCGCAGGTCGTCTCGGCGCGGACGGCGCTCGGCATGGACGGACGCCAGACGCGGCTCGACAGCGACGAGCGGATGTACGCCGTCGATCTCGCCAAGCTGCAGGTGCCGGACCCGCTGAAGCGCGGCGTGGTGACCTGCCGGCAGCCGCTGGAAAGCGAGCTGAACCTGCTGATCGAATGGCGCGTCGCCTATGCCATCGACCAACTCGGCGCCGAGGACACGCCGGCGCTGCGCCGCCAGGCGAAGGAGGAAATCCTGCGCTTCACCAGCGACAACCATAATTGGGTGCTGCTGTGCGAGGACAAGCCGGTCGCCTATGCCGCGTTCAACGCGGTGACCGCGGACATGGTGCAGATCGGCGGCGTGTGGACCCCGCCGCTGCTGCGCTCCAACGGCTTCGCGCGCTATTGCGTGGCCGGCGCGCTGCAGGCCGCGCATGAGAACGGCAAGCGCCGCGCCGTGCTGTTCACCGGGCGGTCCAACTGGCCGGCGCTGCGCGCCTATGTCTCGCTGGGCTTCAGGGAAGTCGGCGATTACTCGCTGGTCCTGTTCGCCGATTAG
- a CDS encoding endonuclease domain-containing protein produces the protein MPIRNARRFRVEQTEAETALWKRLRNGQLDGVKFRCQHPVGPYTVDFVAIAERLIIELDGGQHAVQQARDERRTDYLSQQGYRVIRFWNNEVLDNPDGIMLRIRAFLEAGKSG, from the coding sequence ATGCCTATCCGTAACGCACGCCGGTTTCGTGTCGAGCAGACCGAGGCGGAAACCGCCTTGTGGAAGCGGTTGCGCAATGGCCAGCTGGATGGCGTGAAATTCCGGTGCCAGCATCCGGTCGGCCCCTATACGGTGGATTTCGTCGCTATCGCCGAACGGCTGATCATCGAACTGGATGGCGGCCAGCATGCTGTGCAACAGGCACGCGATGAGCGGCGCACCGATTATCTAAGCCAGCAGGGCTACAGGGTCATCCGGTTCTGGAACAACGAGGTGCTGGATAATCCGGACGGGATAATGCTGCGTATCCGAGCGTTTCTTGAGGCCGGCAAAAGCGGATAG
- a CDS encoding DNA-packaging protein, which produces MASLPAETRKTILTGLSGEEAIRLLHDWRFWARAAQLPPAGRWRIWLILAGRGFGKTRAGAEWVRARVDTGRVKRIALVGETLADARQVMVEGESGLLAISPPWNRPLWQPSLRRLTWPNGAIATAFSADDPEQLRGPQFDAAWADELAKWRHPSAWDNLMFALRLGADPRCVATTTPRPRPWLKPILTDPATVVTRGSTRDNEANLAPGFLAEVLRRYDGTRLGRQEIDGVLLEDVPGALWPASLLEAAQEAAAPDLVRIVVAVDPSGSAGSGSGDTSDETGILVAGRDTEGIAHVLADRSGQMSPAEWGRAAIAAYREFRADRLIAERNFGGAMVGHVISTVDPGVPVTLVTASHGKRIRAEPVAALYEQGRVKHLPGLALLEAQMAAFAREGYQGSGSPDRLDALVWALSDLMLRPGLAGSAELEGFY; this is translated from the coding sequence ATCGCCTCGCTGCCGGCGGAAACGCGGAAGACGATCCTGACCGGGCTGAGCGGGGAGGAGGCGATCCGCCTGCTGCATGATTGGCGGTTCTGGGCGCGCGCCGCGCAATTGCCGCCCGCCGGGCGCTGGCGGATCTGGCTGATCCTCGCCGGGCGCGGCTTCGGCAAGACCCGCGCCGGGGCGGAATGGGTGCGTGCCCGTGTCGATACCGGCCGGGTGAAACGCATCGCGCTGGTCGGCGAGACGCTGGCCGATGCTAGGCAGGTGATGGTGGAGGGGGAAAGCGGGTTGCTGGCGATATCGCCACCCTGGAACCGGCCGCTCTGGCAGCCCTCGCTGCGCCGCCTCACCTGGCCGAACGGCGCCATCGCCACCGCCTTCAGCGCCGACGACCCGGAACAGCTGCGCGGCCCGCAATTCGATGCCGCCTGGGCCGACGAGCTGGCGAAATGGCGCCATCCCTCGGCCTGGGACAATCTGATGTTCGCGCTGCGACTGGGGGCCGACCCGCGCTGTGTCGCCACCACCACGCCGCGCCCACGCCCCTGGCTGAAGCCGATCCTGACCGATCCGGCAACGGTGGTGACGCGCGGTTCGACCCGCGACAATGAAGCCAACCTCGCCCCCGGCTTCCTGGCCGAGGTGCTGCGCCGATATGACGGCACGCGGCTCGGCCGGCAGGAGATCGACGGCGTGCTGCTGGAGGATGTGCCGGGCGCGCTGTGGCCGGCCTCCCTGCTGGAAGCCGCGCAGGAAGCAGCCGCGCCCGATCTCGTGCGCATCGTCGTCGCGGTCGATCCGTCAGGGAGTGCTGGCAGCGGCTCGGGCGACACCTCGGACGAGACCGGCATCCTCGTCGCCGGGCGCGACACCGAGGGCATCGCCCATGTGCTGGCCGACCGGTCGGGCCAGATGAGCCCCGCCGAATGGGGCCGCGCGGCCATCGCCGCCTACCGCGAGTTCCGGGCCGACCGGCTGATCGCCGAGCGTAATTTCGGCGGCGCCATGGTCGGCCATGTCATATCCACCGTCGATCCCGGCGTGCCGGTCACGCTGGTGACGGCCAGCCACGGCAAGCGCATCCGCGCCGAGCCGGTGGCAGCACTCTACGAGCAGGGCCGGGTGAAGCATCTGCCCGGCCTGGCGCTGCTGGAGGCGCAGATGGCCGCCTTCGCGCGGGAAGGCTATCAGGGCAGCGGCTCGCCCGACCGGCTCGACGCGCTGGTCTGGGCGCTCTCCGACCTGATGCTCCGCCCCGGTCTCGCCGGCTCGGCGGAACTGGAAGGGTTTTATTGA
- a CDS encoding S24 family peptidase → MLAAMKLDPVRRTLIQLIALRDPPTDLKKASLAIGRNHAYLQQFIQRGTPRRLPEEVRHALAAYLGVAESALRDPEEGEAEAVPMPAFDLSRFELPGVAAIPEVNVRAAAGAGALVEAEEDGARWHFPLAWLRHELKARPADLRIVTIDGDSMEPVLMSGDKVLIDLSRTVPSPPGIFVLHDGMGLLAKQLERLPNTERLSIRSANPRYDSYERPAEEVTIIGRVVWFARRL, encoded by the coding sequence ATGCTGGCGGCCATGAAGCTCGACCCGGTGCGCCGTACCCTTATCCAGCTGATCGCGCTGCGCGATCCGCCGACCGACCTGAAAAAGGCGTCGCTGGCGATTGGCCGCAATCACGCCTATCTGCAGCAATTCATCCAGCGCGGCACGCCGCGCCGCCTGCCGGAGGAGGTGCGCCACGCGCTGGCCGCCTATCTGGGCGTGGCCGAATCGGCGCTGCGCGATCCGGAGGAAGGCGAGGCGGAGGCCGTGCCGATGCCCGCCTTCGATCTGTCCCGCTTCGAACTTCCGGGTGTGGCGGCGATCCCGGAGGTGAATGTCCGCGCCGCCGCCGGCGCCGGCGCGCTGGTCGAGGCGGAGGAGGATGGCGCGCGCTGGCATTTCCCGCTGGCCTGGCTGCGGCATGAGCTGAAGGCCCGGCCCGCCGACCTGCGCATCGTCACCATCGATGGCGATTCGATGGAGCCGGTGCTGATGAGCGGCGACAAGGTGCTGATCGATCTGTCGCGCACGGTGCCGTCGCCGCCCGGCATCTTCGTGCTGCATGACGGCATGGGGCTGCTGGCCAAGCAGCTGGAGCGCTTGCCGAATACCGAGCGCCTGTCGATCCGCTCCGCCAACCCGCGCTACGATTCCTACGAACGCCCGGCCGAGGAAGTCACCATCATCGGCCGCGTGGTCTGGTTCGCCAGACGGCTGTAG
- a CDS encoding DUF4055 domain-containing protein translates to MPITDPHPEHLAASALWARMRDCAAGEDAVKARRQEYLPRPGGQSERAYRAYLARAVWYGATERTLNGLAGAIFRHPPVVEAPDALARQLDSIAADGGPFEGLAQSVTREALLTGRAGLLADRPADAEGAPYLAAYPAESILNWETAPLQGRQRLTRLVLREDMERCRELLLDASGQYRVRLWRRKSRQAGTYEITQEHRPTRAGTPLDFIPFSFVGSRSLSPAVEKPSLADLASMNLAHYRNSADYEQSLFLTGQPTPWIAGRLEARERPTAIGSGTIWHLPEGCSVGMLEFTGAGLEALRQAMLDKEARMVQLGARLLEAPKRAAETAEAVRLRGAAEASSLSILAETVGRGLTQALRHLAWWQGLEPDSVTVRLNRDFVEARLTAPDILALVESWQKGAISRRTLYDNLRDGEVLPPGRDFAEEQRLIETEQPEIPA, encoded by the coding sequence ATGCCGATCACCGATCCGCATCCCGAGCATCTGGCCGCCTCTGCGCTGTGGGCGCGGATGCGCGACTGCGCCGCCGGCGAGGATGCGGTCAAGGCGAGGCGGCAAGAATACCTGCCGCGCCCCGGCGGGCAGAGCGAGCGCGCCTACCGCGCCTATCTCGCCCGCGCCGTCTGGTATGGGGCGACCGAACGCACGCTGAACGGGCTGGCCGGCGCCATCTTCCGGCATCCGCCGGTGGTGGAAGCGCCCGACGCGCTGGCGCGGCAGCTCGACAGCATCGCGGCCGATGGCGGCCCGTTCGAGGGTCTGGCCCAGTCGGTCACGCGCGAGGCGCTGCTGACCGGCCGCGCCGGGCTGCTGGCGGACCGCCCTGCCGATGCCGAGGGCGCGCCCTATCTCGCCGCCTACCCCGCCGAATCGATCCTGAACTGGGAGACGGCCCCGCTGCAGGGCCGCCAGCGCCTCACAAGGCTGGTGCTGCGCGAGGATATGGAACGCTGCCGCGAGCTGCTGCTCGATGCCTCCGGGCAGTATCGCGTGCGGCTGTGGCGGCGCAAGTCGCGGCAGGCGGGCACTTACGAGATCACGCAAGAGCACCGCCCGACCCGCGCCGGGACGCCGCTCGATTTCATTCCCTTCAGCTTCGTGGGATCGCGCAGCCTGTCGCCCGCCGTCGAGAAACCGTCGCTGGCCGACCTCGCCAGCATGAACCTGGCGCATTACCGCAATTCCGCCGATTACGAACAGTCGCTGTTCCTGACCGGCCAGCCCACCCCCTGGATCGCCGGGCGGCTGGAGGCGCGCGAACGCCCGACTGCCATCGGCAGCGGCACGATCTGGCACCTGCCGGAGGGCTGCAGCGTCGGCATGCTGGAGTTCACCGGCGCCGGGCTGGAAGCACTGCGCCAGGCGATGCTGGACAAGGAGGCGCGCATGGTGCAGCTCGGCGCCCGGCTGCTGGAAGCGCCGAAGCGCGCCGCCGAAACGGCGGAGGCGGTGCGGCTGCGCGGCGCGGCGGAGGCATCGTCGCTGTCGATCCTGGCCGAGACGGTCGGGCGCGGCCTGACCCAGGCGCTGCGCCATCTCGCCTGGTGGCAGGGGCTGGAGCCGGACTCTGTGACTGTCCGGCTGAACCGCGATTTCGTCGAGGCTCGGCTCACCGCCCCCGACATCCTGGCGCTGGTGGAAAGCTGGCAGAAGGGTGCGATCAGCCGGCGCACGCTCTACGACAATCTGCGCGATGGCGAGGTCCTGCCGCCCGGCCGCGACTTCGCCGAGGAACAGCGCCTGATCGAAACCGAACAGCCGGAGATCCCCGCATGA
- a CDS encoding phage tail assembly chaperone has translation MSTALRWRLDWGSRADWLAEAAAERGADLPAAVLDEPALAPGLGWYLDAFAELGSCRPAGMGGLGPIPWTALDAWAQRHGIAGEDFEAFAVLIAALDAAWLAHIEERQRCA, from the coding sequence CTGAGCACCGCGCTGCGCTGGCGGCTGGACTGGGGCAGCCGGGCGGACTGGCTGGCCGAGGCCGCCGCCGAGCGTGGCGCGGATTTGCCGGCGGCGGTGCTGGACGAACCGGCGCTCGCCCCCGGCCTCGGCTGGTATCTCGACGCCTTCGCCGAGTTGGGCAGCTGCCGGCCTGCCGGCATGGGCGGGCTGGGCCCGATCCCCTGGACGGCGCTGGATGCCTGGGCGCAGCGGCACGGCATCGCGGGCGAGGACTTCGAGGCGTTCGCCGTCCTGATCGCGGCGTTGGATGCCGCCTGGCTCGCCCATATCGAGGAGCGGCAGAGATGCGCCTGA
- a CDS encoding aspartate/glutamate racemase family protein yields the protein MTLHIGIVGCSAEGAALCYRTICAEGAALLGPHAHPEVSMHTPPLSDYVVHLERGNMQGVADLMLASAEKLARIGADFLLTPDNTIHQAFDLVAKRSPLPWLHIAETVADEAVARGFKKLALTGTRWLTDSDVYPVALGKRGLDCVKPTVAERDEIMRVIMDDLVYGRFTEAGVKVFQRIIGRLKQEEGCDAVILGCTEIPLIIDDGNSPLPTLDSTRLLARAALRRAVGSAKEKNSSL from the coding sequence ATGACCCTGCATATCGGAATTGTCGGCTGCTCGGCGGAAGGCGCGGCCCTGTGCTACCGCACCATCTGCGCCGAGGGCGCCGCCCTGCTCGGCCCGCACGCCCATCCGGAAGTCAGCATGCACACGCCGCCCTTGTCCGACTATGTCGTGCATCTGGAGCGCGGCAACATGCAGGGCGTGGCTGACCTGATGCTGGCCTCGGCGGAGAAGCTGGCGCGCATCGGTGCCGATTTCCTGCTGACCCCGGACAACACGATCCATCAGGCGTTCGATCTGGTGGCAAAGCGCTCGCCGCTGCCCTGGCTGCATATTGCCGAGACGGTGGCCGACGAGGCCGTGGCACGTGGGTTTAAGAAGCTCGCCCTGACCGGCACGCGCTGGCTGACCGACAGCGATGTCTATCCCGTAGCGCTGGGCAAACGCGGCCTCGACTGCGTGAAGCCCACCGTGGCGGAGCGCGATGAGATCATGCGCGTGATCATGGACGATCTGGTCTATGGCCGCTTCACCGAGGCCGGCGTCAAGGTGTTCCAGCGCATCATCGGGCGGCTGAAGCAGGAGGAAGGCTGCGACGCCGTCATCCTCGGCTGCACCGAAATCCCGCTCATCATCGATGACGGCAATTCGCCGCTGCCGACGCTCGATTCCACCCGGCTGCTCGCCCGCGCCGCGCTGCGACGGGCGGTTGGGTCTGCAAAAGAGAAGAACTCCTCACTCTGA
- a CDS encoding phage tail tube protein, whose translation MADSNRVSLRSVRESVWGETPASPAMTALRITGESLKYQLRTARSNEIRPDRMVADIPQVGASVSGDIGMELSYGSADDFLMAALFADDWQAVDISGDDIAADASGGRFTSSLTDFVAEGMTQGQWVRVTGFATAGNNGFFRVIAVETDEIAVSPAPAANEAAGATIGIDAATIRNGVTPHSFTLERGLTDVGEYFAYRGCLLTGARLTIQAGQIATASFGVIGRDAAVAGASIAASVTESPASSVLNATRNVASIREGGAELAGPNFARSLSLNLANNLREQMAVGSFGAAGIGLGQFQATGQIETYFGNRALYQKFLDGSDSALSVRLADSAGNALILDLPRLRFTDADVMASGPNEDVMARLSFEAIRHPGEGFAAAFHRFAA comes from the coding sequence ATGGCGGATTCCAACCGCGTTTCCCTGCGCAGCGTACGCGAGAGCGTGTGGGGCGAGACCCCGGCAAGCCCGGCGATGACCGCGCTGCGCATCACCGGCGAGAGCCTGAAATACCAGCTGCGCACTGCGCGCTCCAACGAGATCCGGCCCGACCGCATGGTCGCCGACATCCCGCAGGTCGGCGCCTCGGTCTCCGGCGATATCGGCATGGAGCTGAGCTATGGGTCCGCCGACGATTTCCTGATGGCGGCCCTGTTCGCCGATGACTGGCAGGCGGTCGACATCTCCGGCGACGACATCGCCGCCGATGCCAGCGGCGGGCGTTTTACCTCCAGCCTCACCGACTTCGTCGCGGAGGGTATGACGCAAGGCCAGTGGGTGCGCGTGACGGGATTCGCCACTGCCGGCAATAACGGCTTCTTCCGCGTGATTGCGGTGGAGACCGATGAGATCGCGGTCAGCCCCGCCCCGGCGGCAAACGAAGCGGCGGGCGCGACCATCGGCATCGATGCCGCGACCATCCGCAACGGCGTGACCCCGCACAGCTTCACGCTGGAGCGCGGCCTCACCGATGTCGGCGAATATTTCGCCTATCGCGGCTGCCTGCTGACCGGCGCCCGGCTGACCATCCAGGCCGGGCAGATCGCCACCGCCAGCTTCGGCGTGATCGGCCGCGACGCCGCCGTCGCCGGGGCCAGCATCGCCGCCAGCGTGACGGAGTCGCCAGCGTCATCCGTGCTGAACGCGACCCGCAATGTCGCCTCGATCCGCGAGGGCGGGGCGGAGCTGGCGGGACCGAATTTCGCGCGCTCGCTCTCGCTGAACCTCGCCAACAATCTGCGCGAGCAGATGGCGGTGGGCAGCTTCGGCGCGGCCGGCATCGGCCTCGGCCAGTTCCAGGCGACCGGGCAGATCGAGACCTATTTCGGCAACCGCGCGCTCTATCAGAAATTCCTCGATGGCAGCGATTCGGCGCTGTCCGTGCGGTTGGCCGACAGTGCGGGCAATGCGCTGATCCTCGATTTGCCGCGGCTGCGCTTCACCGACGCCGATGTCATGGCGTCCGGCCCGAACGAGGATGTGATGGCGCGGCTGTCCTTCGAGGCGATCCGCCACCCCGGCGAAGGCTTCGCCGCCGCCTTCCACCGCTTCGCGGCGTAG
- a CDS encoding P22 phage major capsid protein family protein, whose protein sequence is MANSLGAYNATFFAQEALIQLEKALGLASRVYRGYEAERASYGLGDTVNVPVPSSFAAQDHAPGSGTTAQDIDAGTVPIRLDRHKEVKFAVSDRDLAYASERIIDDHLRPAAYALADSIDQDLCGLYRFVPWAVDVTGSAGAGWVTSPRRRLRELLVPVDDGNLHLMVDPAIEQDFLGLDIFHAALVTGGTANQDALLRGSLGTRFGAEIFVNQNVRAHAAGTLISAGSDTDGVLDGAVSQGAASLAVDGFASGATVKTGDSFVIEGHAQRYVVTEDATLADGSGTLSIHPAAAADYANGAVVSFEDGTGSAAGSFSANLMFHRNFAALVLAPLPATGDGRGAQIESVTDPVTGLSLRARMWYDGDTATNYVALDVLYGLTVLDGNLAVRLRRPLA, encoded by the coding sequence ATGGCCAATTCGCTTGGCGCCTATAACGCCACCTTCTTCGCGCAGGAAGCGCTGATCCAGCTGGAAAAGGCGCTGGGCCTCGCCAGCCGCGTCTATCGCGGCTACGAGGCGGAGCGCGCCAGCTACGGCCTCGGCGACACGGTGAACGTGCCGGTGCCGTCCAGCTTCGCCGCGCAGGACCATGCGCCGGGCAGCGGCACCACGGCGCAGGATATCGACGCCGGCACGGTGCCGATCCGCCTCGACCGCCACAAGGAGGTGAAATTCGCCGTCAGCGACCGCGACCTCGCCTATGCGTCGGAGCGCATCATCGACGATCATCTGCGCCCGGCCGCCTATGCGCTGGCCGATTCGATCGACCAGGATCTGTGCGGCCTGTACCGCTTCGTGCCCTGGGCGGTGGACGTGACCGGCAGCGCCGGGGCCGGCTGGGTGACATCGCCGCGCCGCCGCCTGCGCGAGCTGCTGGTGCCGGTCGATGACGGTAATCTGCATCTGATGGTCGATCCCGCCATCGAGCAGGATTTCCTCGGCCTCGACATCTTCCACGCAGCGCTGGTCACCGGCGGCACGGCGAACCAGGATGCGCTGCTGCGCGGCAGCCTGGGCACCCGGTTCGGCGCGGAGATCTTCGTGAACCAGAATGTCCGCGCCCATGCCGCCGGCACGCTGATCTCCGCCGGCAGCGATACCGATGGCGTGCTGGATGGCGCGGTATCGCAGGGCGCCGCCAGCCTCGCGGTGGACGGCTTCGCCAGCGGCGCCACGGTGAAGACCGGCGACAGCTTCGTCATCGAGGGCCATGCCCAGCGCTATGTCGTCACCGAGGACGCCACGCTTGCCGATGGCTCCGGCACGCTTTCGATCCATCCCGCCGCCGCCGCGGACTATGCCAATGGCGCGGTCGTCAGCTTCGAGGACGGGACCGGCAGCGCGGCCGGCAGCTTCAGCGCCAATCTGATGTTCCACCGCAATTTCGCGGCGCTCGTGCTGGCCCCGCTGCCGGCCACCGGCGACGGGCGCGGCGCGCAGATCGAGAGCGTCACCGACCCGGTGACCGGCCTCTCCTTACGCGCCCGCATGTGGTATGACGGCGACACCGCGACCAACTATGTCGCGCTCGATGTGCTGTACGGGCTGACCGTGCTGGACGGCAACCTCGCGGTGCGCCTGCGCCGGCCGCTGGCGTAA
- a CDS encoding DnaT-like ssDNA-binding protein: MSLVVELGGGDNPAANAYIDLDFANAHHALRDRPVWAEADEAARIAAILAATEHLDSGFRWKGQRNHPSQPLAWPRRDARDEEGVVQSLVPALLRRACAELALRALDGPLAPDIAPGGQPLREKAGEVEIAYAPGASALPRHPAIERMLAGLIRPPEPLDRA; encoded by the coding sequence ATGAGTTTGGTCGTCGAGCTGGGCGGCGGGGACAACCCCGCCGCCAACGCCTATATCGATCTGGATTTCGCCAACGCGCATCACGCGCTGCGCGACCGGCCGGTCTGGGCGGAAGCGGATGAGGCGGCCCGCATCGCCGCCATCCTCGCTGCAACCGAGCATCTCGACAGCGGCTTCCGCTGGAAGGGCCAGCGCAACCACCCGTCGCAGCCGCTGGCCTGGCCGCGCCGCGATGCCCGCGACGAGGAAGGCGTGGTGCAGAGCCTGGTGCCGGCTCTGCTGCGCCGCGCCTGTGCCGAACTGGCCCTGCGCGCGCTGGACGGGCCGCTCGCCCCCGATATCGCGCCCGGCGGCCAGCCGCTGCGCGAGAAGGCGGGGGAGGTGGAGATCGCCTATGCCCCCGGCGCCTCTGCGCTTCCCCGCCACCCCGCCATCGAGCGCATGCTGGCCGGCCTCATCCGCCCGCCGGAGCCGCTCGACCGCGCCTAG